The DNA region GTTGTACCCGCCGGCGATGATCAGTTCCTTCTTGCGGTCCACGATCTGGAAGTAGCCCTTCTCGTCCATGCGGGCCATGTCGCCGGTCAGCAGCCAGCGCTTGCCGTCCAGGTCCCGAATGGTCTTGTCGGTCTCGTCCGGGCGCTGCCAGTAGCCTTTCATGACCTGTGGCCCCGCCACCCACAGCTCCCCGATCTCCCCCTGCGCGACCGGCTGCCCGGCGTCGTCCATGATCAGGGCGTCGGTGCCGGGCACCGGCAGGCCGATGCTGCCTTCCTGCTGCTCGCCGAAGATGGGGTTCACGTGCGTGACCGGGCTGGTCTCGGTCAGGCCGTAGCCCTCCACGAGGTTCGCGCCGTGCGTGATCTCCTTGAACTTGCGGGAGGTTTCCAGCAGCAGCGGCGCGGACCCGCTGATGCACGCGCGGATGCTGGTCACGTCGTGCCGCGCGAGGTCCGGGTGGTTGTTGATGGCGTTGTACAGCGTGGGCACGCCCGGGAACAGCGTGGCTTTCGTGCGGGCGATCTGCGTGAGGACCATCTTGATGTCGCGGGCGTTGGGCACCAGCACCATGGTCGCCCCGGTCATGACGCTGAGGTTCATGCTGACCGTCATGCCGTACACGTGGAAGAACGGTATGGCGGCCATGGTGACCTCCTGGCCTTCTCTCAGGTCGGACATCCACATGCGGCACTGCTCGGCGTTCGACACGAGGTTCTCGTGCGTGAGCATGGCGCCCTTGGGCACGCCGGTCGTGCCGCCCGTGTACTGCAGCAGCGCCACGTCGCCGGGGGTGACGGCCGCCGGCTGCGGGATGGGCGGCTGGCTCTTGCGCAGCTGCGTGAAGCTGAACACCTTCCCGCCGATGGGCACCTTGACCCACATGCCGTCCTTGCGGGCCTTGATGGGGTAGAGCTTGTTCTTCGGGAAGGGCAGGGCGTCCTGAATGCCGGTCACGATCACGCGCCGCACCGGCACGCGCTCCTGCACCTCCGCGTAGCGGGGGTAGAAGGAATCCAGCATGATCAGCGTCTCGCTGCCGCTGTCCTTCAACTGGTGCTCGAGTTCGTGCGGGGTGTACAGCGGGCTGGTGTTCACGACCACGCCACCCGCGAGCAGCACCGCGTAGAAACTCACCACGAACTGCGGGGTGTTGGGCAGCATGACCGCCACGCGCTCCCCGGGCTGCACGCCGAGTTTCTGCAGGGCGTGCGCGAACCGCTGCACCTGGAACCACAGCTCGCGGTAGTTGGTGGTGCGGCCCAGGAAGTCCAGGGCCACGCGGTCCGGATGGTGCTTGGCGGCCTGTTCCAGCAGTTGCGGCAGCGTGCGGCCGCTGGGCTGGAAGTCGTGGGGGATGCCCGGCTCGTAGTGGGCCAGCCAGGGGCGGGGGTGGGCGGTGGTGGTCATGGGGACTCCTTGGGCGCGGGGCAGCTCGGCACGGCGGCGGGACGGGGGCGGCTCGGCGGACGAGGGGACGGGCGCGGCAGGTGGGGTGGGGGAGGACGGGGCAGCAGCCGGTGTGCAGACGGGCAGGGACATGGGCTGGAGATGAGTGAAATTGAACCAAGTATAAGGGCGGGGTCCCGGGTTGCAAGACACCCACCCGAACCCAGCCCGTGCTTCCCCTCCTGCACGGGTTTTTCCACGGCGGCCCGCTCTGCAGGCCCTCGCAGGTGGCACACTGCACGCATGACGGCCTCCCCGCCCCAGGTGCTGGTCATCGGCAGCGTGAACGCCGACCTGACCGTCCAGGCCCCCCGCATCCCCCGCCCCGGCGAGACCGTCCTGGGCGACCACGCCCAGGTCAGCCCCGGCGGCAAGGGCGCCAACCAGGCCGTCGCCGCCGCCCAGGCCGGCGCGCACGTCACCCTGATCGCCGCGGTGGGCGACGACCCCTTCCGCGCCCCCGCCCTGGAGGGCCTGCAGGC from Deinococcus ficus includes:
- a CDS encoding long-chain-fatty-acid--CoA ligase; translated protein: MTTTAHPRPWLAHYEPGIPHDFQPSGRTLPQLLEQAAKHHPDRVALDFLGRTTNYRELWFQVQRFAHALQKLGVQPGERVAVMLPNTPQFVVSFYAVLLAGGVVVNTSPLYTPHELEHQLKDSGSETLIMLDSFYPRYAEVQERVPVRRVIVTGIQDALPFPKNKLYPIKARKDGMWVKVPIGGKVFSFTQLRKSQPPIPQPAAVTPGDVALLQYTGGTTGVPKGAMLTHENLVSNAEQCRMWMSDLREGQEVTMAAIPFFHVYGMTVSMNLSVMTGATMVLVPNARDIKMVLTQIARTKATLFPGVPTLYNAINNHPDLARHDVTSIRACISGSAPLLLETSRKFKEITHGANLVEGYGLTETSPVTHVNPIFGEQQEGSIGLPVPGTDALIMDDAGQPVAQGEIGELWVAGPQVMKGYWQRPDETDKTIRDLDGKRWLLTGDMARMDEKGYFQIVDRKKELIIAGGYNIYPREVEEVLMTHPAVLEAAAVGIPDTYRGESVHAVVALKPGMHVTEKEIIALCRAELSAYKAPRSVEFRSELPKTAVGKILRRQLAKEAAERRSAANSAD